In a genomic window of Lycium ferocissimum isolate CSIRO_LF1 chromosome 9, AGI_CSIRO_Lferr_CH_V1, whole genome shotgun sequence:
- the LOC132030451 gene encoding pentatricopeptide repeat-containing protein At4g11690, with product MLNFSVFYLNGVGIFHLSEKMLQTQQEATVLVSRLLKIPPLKALTLFKSSTEQGFHQTHQSFSIIIHQLISYNSISNAQSLTLQLISGRITSPHFTVSSLLHHLTHTYFLNSTPLYEIIINAHVQSQLTDQALIFFNQMIDKGLVPSSNTFNSMLSCLIKNGSFENGWLIFEQSIGKEFLDMYSFGIVIKGCCENGELNGAFEALANLKQMGWRPNVVIYTTMIDGCFKNGDAEKAKELFNTMETEGIMPNQYTYSVLLNGFFREGRKTDGFELYEKMKLDGVFPDIYTYNSLINVYCSDGKVNKAFELFAEMCRNGVVYNVVTYNTLIRGLCQEKRVLEAEKLVDQMKQAGLQPNLITYNTLMEGYCSVGKVQKGLTLFNQIKSLGLTPTSITYNTLIAGFARSGNPSKIVDFVREMEERGICPSKVTYTILIDTFARSNDMEKALEVFLRMHKAGLSVDLCTYGALIHGWCSQGNMKEASKLFLSMSEYHLEPNDVIYNMMIFGYCKEGSSYRALKLLKEMGENGMIPNGASYCLTIEVLCNDGKWKEAEILVNGMMKLGLEPSVSSCDLIQKAKNVTT from the coding sequence ATGCTTAATTTTTCGGTTTTCTACCTTAACGGTGTTGGGATTTTCCATTTAAGTGAAAAAATGTTACAAACCCAACAAGAAGCAACTGTTCTTGTTTCCAGATTACTAAAAATCCCACCACTCAAAGCTCTTACACTATTCAAATCCTCAACTGAACAAGGATTTCATCAAACTCACCAATCTTTCTCTATAATCATACACCAACTTATCTCATACAACTCAATCTCAAACGCTCAATCTCTAACCTTACAGTTGATTTCTGGTAGAATAACTTCACCCCATTTCACAGTTTCTTCTTTACTTCACCATTTGACACATACCTATTTCTTGAATTCCACTCCTTTATATGAAATTATCATTAATGCCCATGTTCAATCTCAGTTAACAGATCAAGCTTTGATCTTTTTTAATCAAATGATTGATAAAGGACTTGTACCTTCATCGAATACGTTTAATAGTATGCTTTCTTGTCTTATAAAGAATGGTTCTTTTGAAAACGGTTGGTTGATTTTTGAACAATCAATTGGTAAGGAGTTCTTGGATATGTATAGTTTTGGTATAGTGATAAAGGGTTGTTGTGAAAATGGTGAATTAAATGGCGCTTTTGAGGCCTTAGCTAATTTGAAACAAATGGGGTGGCGCCCGAATGTTGTAATATATACAACGATGATCGATGGGTGCTTTAAGAATGGCGATGCTGAAAAAGCAAAGGAGTTGTTTAATACGATGGAAACCGAGGGTATTATGCCTAATCAGTATACTTACTCTGTCTTACTTAATGGTTTCTTTAGGGAAGGACGTAAAACTGATGGATTCGAGCTTTATGAGAAGATGAAGCTTGATGGAGTGTTTCCCGATATATACACTTATAATTCTCTTATTAACGTGTATTGCAGCGATGGAAAAGTTAACAAAGCGTTTGAATTATTTGCTGAAATGTGTCGTAATGGGGTAGTGTACAATGTTGTAACTTACAACACTTTGATTAGAGGGTTATGTCAAGAGAAGAGGGTGTTAGAGGCTGAGAAATTAGTGGATCAAATGAAGCAGGCCGGTTTGCAACCTAATTTGATCACATACAATACTCTAATGGAGGGTTATTGTAGTGTTGGAAAGGTTCAGAAAGGATTAACTTTGTTCAATCAGATAAAGTCTTTAGGGTTAACACCTACATCAATCACGTATAATACTTTAATCGCAGGTTTTGCTAGGTCTGGAAATCCGTCGAAGATTGTTGACTTTGTTCGTGAGATGGAGGAAAGAGGCATATGTCCTTCAAAAGTCACGTACACGATTTTAATCGATACATTTGCTCGATCCAACGACATGGAAAAAGCACTCGAGGTATTCTTGCGTATGCATAAAGCTGGTTTGAGTGTAGACCTTTGTACGTACGGTGCCTTGATACACGGGTGGTGTAGTCAAGGAAATATGAAGGAAGCATCGAAGCTGTTCCTATCAATGTCTGAATATCATCTAGAGCCTAATGATGTAATATACAATATGATGATATTTGGATACTGTAAAGAGGGCAGTTCCTATAGAGCTTTGAAGCTGCTCAAAGAAATGGGTGAGAATGGAATGATTCCAAATGGGGCGAGCTATTGCTTGACGATTGAAGTTCTTTGTAATGATGGGAAATGGAAAGAGGCTGAGATACTTGTCAATGGCATGATGAAATTAGGTTTAGAACCCTCGGTTTCATCATGTGATCTAATTCAAAAGGCAAAGAACGTGACAACTTAA
- the LOC132030452 gene encoding NADH dehydrogenase [ubiquinone] 1 alpha subcomplex subunit 8-A-like has protein sequence MATSSAVDGVGNPIPTSAVLMSASKHIDIRCRSENVAYLKCKKDDPNPEKCLQKGQQVTRCVLSLLKDLHQRCNKEMDAYAGCMYYNTNEFEMCRNEQKEFEKACPY, from the exons ATGGCTACAAGTAGCGCAGTGGATGGAGTAGGAAATCCGATCCCAACATCGGCAGTGCTGATGTCAGCATCCAAGCACATAGATATTAGATGCCGAAGCGAGAATGTAGCTTATCTCAAGTGCAAAAAAGACGATCCTAACCCTGAAAAATGCCTCCAAAAAGGTCAACAAGTCACTCGTTGTGTCCTTAGCTT GTTGAAGGATCTCCATCAGAGGTGTAACAAAGAGATGGATGCTTATGCTGGATGCATGTACTACAACACAaatgagtttgagatgtgtcgTAATGAGCAGAAGGAATTTGAGAAAGCCTGTCCTTATTGA